GGCTCGTCCAGCGGCCGACGTCGCGCAACTGCCCGCCGCCCGCCGTGAGCGGGTCGGGCGCGGAGCCGTAGATCATGATGCCGGGCCGCACCATGGTGGTGCCGGACAGGTCGTGGCCGAGGACGGCGCCGGAGTTGGCGGCGTGGATCAGCGGCAGCGGACCCAGCACGGCGGTCAGATCGTCGACCACTGCCCCGAAGGCGTCGAGCTGGGCGCGGGTGAAGGCGGCGCCGTCCGGCACGTCGCTGACGGGCAGGTGGGTGAAGGCCCCCGTGGCCCGCAGGTTCGGGCTGGCCAGCACCGCGGCCGCCAGTGCGCCCGCCTCCCCCGGCTCTGCGCCGACTCGCCGCATCCCCGTGTCGATCTTGAGGTGGACGTCGACGGTGCGGCCCGCCGCGGCGGCCGCCTCCTGGAGGCTGCGCACGGCGGCCAGGTCCCCGACCGACACGGTGACGTCGGCCGCGAGCGCCTCGGCGAGGTCGTCGGGCAGCGTCGGGGAGAACTTGAGGATCGGCAGCCGGATCCCGGCGCGGCGCAACTGCGTCCCCTCGTCCGTGACGGCGATCCCCAGCCAGTCCGCGTCCCCACGCTCCTCGATCGCCCTGGCGACCGCCACGAGCCCGTGCCCATAGGCGTCGGCCTTCACGGCCGCCAGCACCTTGCGGCCCCCGCGAGCCGGCGCGCGACGTCGAGGTTGTGCTGCAGGGCGTCAAGATCGACCTGGAAGCGGGTGGGCGTTGGCATGCGCCCAGTGTCCCCCATCGACGTGACGGACGCGGAACCGACGGCGCCGCGTCCGCCCCTGCGCCGGTGCCACGGATCCGACGACACCCCATCCAGTAACGGGCGGGTCCGCCCGCCTGAGCCGTGACAGTGGCAGACTTTCCGCCATGTCGAACCAACAGTGGAACAACGGCCAGGGCGGCGAGTGGGGCGCCCAGCAGCAGAACCCGGACTGGGGGCAGCCGGCCCAGCAGGATTGGGGCCAGCCCCAGCCGCAGACCAGCGCTCAGGACTGGAACCAGGCACAGCCCCAGGCCAGCGCCCAGGACTGGAACCAGGCACAGCCCCAGGCCAGCGCCCAGGACTGGAACCAGGCACAGCCCCAGGCCAGCGCCCAGGACTGGAACCAGGCACAGCCCCAGGCCAGCGCCCAGGACTGGAACCAGGCACAGCCCCAGGCCAGCGCCCAGGACTGGAACCAGCAGGGTGCACCCCAGCAGGGGTGGGGCCAGCCGCAGCAGGACTGGAACCAGCAGGCCGCTCCCCAGCAGGACTGGAACCAGCAGGCCCAGCCGCAGTGGCAGGGTCAGCCAGCCCCCGGCTACTTCCCCGGTCAGGTCCCGGCGCCCGCGCCGAAGGACCCCAGCCCCTTCGACTTCTCCTGGGCCAAGCTGTCGCTGCCCACCTCGGCGAAGCTGATCTTCATGCTGGGCGTGATCGCCCTGGGCGTTGAGTGGCTCTTCGGCCTCATCGCCGCCGTCGCCTACGGCGGCGGCGCCGTGACCATCCTGGTGCAGGGCATCTTCGTCGGCCTGGCCGGTGTCCTGGTCAAGGTGCTGGCGTTGCGCGTGCTGATCGAGATCGGCGTCTCGGCCACGAAGCTCCTCGCCCTGCGCGAAAGCGAGGCCGCCAAGGCTGCGGAGGCCGCTGCGGCCGTCGAGCCGGAGGCCCCCACCGCCTCCTGACCGCCGCCTGCCGCCACGACGCGACAACGCCGTCCCGGGTGACCCGGGACGGCGTTGTGCTTGTCGGATCAGAACAGGAGCGCCAGCGCGGGCTCCGCCAGGATGGACGCCACGTCGTGCAGGAAGCTCGAGCCCTGTTCGCCGTCGATGATCCGGTGGTCGAACGCGACGGCGAGCGTCGTGACCGACCGGGGCACCACCCTCTCCTCCGCGCCCTCTCCCACGACCCACGGGCGCCGCTGGATGGCCCCCATGCAGAAGATGGCGGACTCGTCACCGTTGATGATCGGAGTTCCCGCGTCGATGCCGAAGACGCCCACGTTGGTGACGGTGAAGGTGCCCCCGGCGTAGTCACCGGGCTGCAGACGGCCCTCACGCGACACCTGGACCAGCTGGTTGATGGCCTGGCAGAGCTGCAGCAGGTTAAGCCGCTGGGCGCCCTTGATGTTGGGCACCATCAGGCCGCGGGGAGTGGCGGCCGCGATGCCGAGGTTCACGTCGCCGTGGTAGACGATCTCCTGGCGTTCCTCGTCCCAGGAGGTGTTCAGGTCGGGGTTGCGGCCCAGCGCCAGGCAGATGGCCTTCGCGTAGACCAGCAGCGGCGAGACGCGCAGGCCGGCGAACTCCCGCCTCGACTTGAGGGACTCGACGAACTCCATGGTGCCGGTCACGTCGACGGTGACCCATTCGGTCACGTGCACGTGGTTGCGCACCGAGCGCACCATGTTCTCGGCCGTCACCTTGCGGACGCCCTTGATCGGCACCCTCCGCTCCGCGCGGCCCTGCAGGGGATCGAAGCCGCCGAGCCCCTCCGTCGGCCCGAAGCCGCCGCCGAAGCCCGAGCCGCCGAACGGGGCGCTCCCGAACGTGGCCCCCGCCTGCGGTGCGCCCGTCTCACGGGGCGCCTGGAAGGAGGCGTGGTCGTTGAGGATGCGGCCCTGCCGCGGCTGCTCATCGAGGTAGCGGAAGGCGGCGGCCGCCTCGACGTCGCGCCGCGTGACGGTGCCGTCGGGGCCGGTTCCGACCACGGTGGACAGGTCGACGCCGAGGTCCTTGGCGTACTTGCGCACGGGCGGCTTGGCCCGGGCGTCGGCTGAATCGGAGTAGAGGACGAGCTGCGACTCGGCCGGCGCCTCCCCGGGCGTCGGCAGCGGATCACCGGTCGACTCGGCGACGACGGTGGTCGCCGGGCT
The DNA window shown above is from Tessaracoccus defluvii and carries:
- a CDS encoding dihydrolipoamide acetyltransferase family protein, producing the protein MKRQFLLPDPGEGLLEAEIVAWRVAVGDVIAVNDVLVEIETAKSLVELPSPFAGTVTGLLVAEGTTVEVGTPVVEIDDGVEAEEPVPNLVGYGASDATPGRRRRRGREAPERSDAADALSAAYDQHEPGRRADEISPATTVVAESTGDPLPTPGEAPAESQLVLYSDSADARAKPPVRKYAKDLGVDLSTVVGTGPDGTVTRRDVEAAAAFRYLDEQPRQGRILNDHASFQAPRETGAPQAGATFGSAPFGGSGFGGGFGPTEGLGGFDPLQGRAERRVPIKGVRKVTAENMVRSVRNHVHVTEWVTVDVTGTMEFVESLKSRREFAGLRVSPLLVYAKAICLALGRNPDLNTSWDEERQEIVYHGDVNLGIAAATPRGLMVPNIKGAQRLNLLQLCQAINQLVQVSREGRLQPGDYAGGTFTVTNVGVFGIDAGTPIINGDESAIFCMGAIQRRPWVVGEGAEERVVPRSVTTLAVAFDHRIIDGEQGSSFLHDVASILAEPALALLF